One segment of Rhodopirellula baltica SH 1 DNA contains the following:
- a CDS encoding sigma-54-dependent Fis family transcriptional regulator, with protein MNIIAAVSKTDKPTFFSGHRSVIGYSSLNVVKANSTMDRSQSVLPPHVSSAATEASMTHGNALTSFMPVLLGLVGNQASLRGGVVSQVQDRWQSTFWTGDRWGQAESLASQAVADDQFVTADGFAGLSIPIAPGADMATSAGRGPGSAGTGAAAGNLGSGQDILPGVGSDAIVLSIDGKPADSDTLKMLATALGRFLWLQRNHQNDARRLWQTSKMLQHAAVWQQLDSDAQLLASMADCACEVLNCERATIFLWDKRTKKLIGRPAIGIEGGVLEVEDNAGIVGEALHSGSPRWWSAGGTDEGRVNRRIDQAQNFTTRSLLAVPMVNSRDQVIGVFEGINARPGDHRNESFDAADVRTLTELAMHASIAIDSYRTRTDLTETRDRLVEQAAQSKPLIGNHHSIQEIRRNATKVAPTDLSVLVLGSNGTGKEVLAQHIHYQSERRNGPFVAVNCAALVETLLESELFGHEKGAFTDASDTRVGKFELANGGTLFLDEVGDMSAGGQAKLLRVLEEKVVVRVGGSRPIPVDVRVIAATNQPLQELISAKRFREDLFFRLNVVSLTLPPLSHRGDDVMELAEHFLVDFCRQIGRAVPTFAASARDAMLSHDWPGNVRELRNTVERICYLTTTDVVEASDLMMSPSATRASTVSPTMDDVDGNLNSATREFQIQHIERLIASCGGNMTEAAGKLGLHRSNLYRKMRQLGMPTSS; from the coding sequence CTCCGCACGTTTCCTCTGCAGCTACGGAGGCATCGATGACCCACGGCAACGCGCTGACGTCATTCATGCCGGTTCTGCTGGGGTTAGTCGGAAATCAAGCATCGCTTCGTGGCGGCGTGGTCAGCCAGGTCCAGGATCGATGGCAATCGACATTTTGGACCGGAGATCGCTGGGGGCAAGCGGAGTCACTGGCCAGCCAAGCGGTCGCGGACGATCAATTTGTCACCGCGGATGGTTTTGCCGGACTGAGCATTCCCATTGCGCCGGGGGCCGACATGGCCACTTCGGCAGGCAGAGGACCGGGATCGGCCGGCACGGGAGCGGCGGCAGGGAACCTCGGGTCGGGGCAGGATATTTTGCCGGGAGTTGGCAGCGACGCGATTGTGTTGTCAATCGATGGCAAACCGGCTGACTCGGACACATTGAAGATGTTGGCGACCGCTTTGGGCCGATTTTTGTGGCTGCAACGCAATCACCAAAACGACGCTCGGCGATTGTGGCAAACTTCGAAGATGTTGCAGCATGCCGCCGTATGGCAGCAACTCGACAGCGACGCACAGTTGTTGGCATCGATGGCTGATTGTGCCTGTGAAGTTTTAAACTGCGAACGAGCCACCATTTTTCTATGGGACAAACGCACCAAGAAGTTGATTGGCCGGCCCGCGATTGGAATTGAGGGTGGTGTGCTCGAGGTGGAGGACAATGCGGGAATCGTTGGTGAAGCCTTGCACAGCGGCAGTCCTCGATGGTGGTCCGCCGGGGGCACCGATGAAGGCCGCGTCAATCGACGCATCGATCAAGCTCAGAATTTCACGACACGATCCTTGTTGGCTGTCCCGATGGTCAACTCACGCGATCAAGTGATCGGTGTCTTCGAAGGTATCAACGCTCGACCCGGCGACCACCGCAACGAAAGTTTTGATGCCGCGGATGTACGCACTCTGACCGAGTTGGCAATGCACGCCTCGATCGCGATTGATTCCTATCGGACGCGAACGGATTTGACCGAGACTCGTGATCGGTTGGTCGAGCAAGCAGCCCAGTCCAAGCCGTTGATTGGCAATCATCATTCCATCCAAGAAATCCGCCGCAACGCCACGAAGGTGGCTCCGACGGATCTCAGCGTTCTAGTTTTGGGCAGCAACGGAACGGGCAAAGAAGTTTTGGCCCAGCACATTCACTATCAAAGTGAACGTCGCAATGGCCCGTTTGTCGCGGTCAACTGCGCCGCGTTGGTTGAGACGTTGCTGGAAAGTGAGCTGTTTGGTCACGAGAAAGGTGCGTTCACCGATGCATCGGACACTCGAGTCGGCAAGTTTGAATTGGCAAACGGCGGCACGCTGTTCCTGGATGAAGTCGGCGACATGAGTGCCGGCGGGCAAGCCAAACTGCTTCGGGTTTTGGAAGAGAAAGTTGTCGTTCGAGTTGGTGGTTCGCGACCAATTCCCGTCGATGTTCGAGTGATCGCGGCGACCAATCAACCACTGCAGGAGCTGATTTCGGCAAAGCGTTTTCGCGAAGATTTGTTCTTTCGGTTGAACGTTGTGTCGCTGACGTTGCCGCCACTGTCTCATCGCGGTGATGACGTGATGGAGTTGGCCGAGCACTTCTTGGTCGATTTCTGCCGACAAATTGGGCGTGCGGTGCCGACATTCGCAGCCAGTGCCCGCGATGCGATGTTGTCGCATGATTGGCCAGGCAACGTGCGGGAACTGCGCAATACAGTCGAACGCATTTGTTACTTGACCACGACAGATGTGGTCGAAGCGAGTGATCTGATGATGTCGCCTTCTGCGACGCGAGCGTCAACGGTCTCGCCGACGATGGACGACGTCGATGGCAACTTAAATTCAGCGACGCGAGAGTTCCAGATCCAACACATCGAGCGTTTGATCGCATCGTGTGGTGGCAACATGACCGAAGCGGCCGGCAAACTGGGTTTGCATCGTTCGAATCTGTATCGAAAGATGCGTCAACTGGGGATGCCAACGTCCAGCTAG
- a CDS encoding DUF6985 domain-containing protein: protein MFNRLRSAIFGEPHQAAPASIVVEPTELVLSCADTNATLTVKVNGQRIACPHTEWVGQIGCRIFDGQLGFQLLVEACRPSKSELDLVRRIVAYEHSLKGEALDAIFAYFDDLRRNHGVDFPEAIGGWSRDQVADLVHSPCCFIDDLSDDVNSKACFIISFSTDLDEEHGVDVLVNDWQVVDCGCLV, encoded by the coding sequence ATGTTCAACCGACTACGAAGTGCCATCTTCGGTGAGCCTCATCAAGCAGCGCCTGCGTCCATCGTGGTTGAGCCAACAGAACTCGTGTTGTCATGCGCTGACACGAATGCAACGCTTACAGTGAAAGTCAATGGGCAACGTATTGCGTGCCCGCACACGGAGTGGGTCGGTCAAATCGGATGCCGCATCTTCGACGGACAACTCGGCTTCCAGTTGCTCGTTGAGGCTTGCAGGCCTAGCAAAAGTGAGCTTGATTTGGTCCGACGAATCGTTGCGTATGAACATTCGTTGAAAGGCGAAGCACTCGATGCCATTTTCGCGTACTTTGACGACCTTCGTCGAAATCATGGCGTCGATTTCCCTGAAGCGATTGGCGGTTGGTCTCGTGATCAAGTTGCAGATCTGGTTCACTCGCCGTGCTGCTTCATCGACGACCTTTCTGACGATGTGAATTCGAAAGCCTGCTTCATAATCTCGTTTTCGACCGATCTGGATGAGGAACACGGTGTCGACGTTCTGGTGAACGACTGGCAAGTCGTTGACTGTGGATGCCTTGTCTGA
- a CDS encoding alpha/beta hydrolase, translated as MNNPKKSFHESSFGELACTVVDGSDQPWLPVILCHGYGAPGDDLVGLTDYLIDKLGDAAKAVRFVYPVAPGDLADQGMPGGRAWWPLNMASLQQLLQTSQFDQLHDQTPPGIETASGQLVSVVQSVLNNMPADPPACSGSPSMGGETSRPYVLGGFSQGAMVTMNTALTGDIPPPDVLVQFSGTLVCGPQWIDAASKSGSGRLKATRVLQSHGTQDQILPFSSAATLADTLHEEALEWEFRAFQGPHTIEAGTLDHLAQWILDLTDRK; from the coding sequence ATGAACAATCCCAAGAAATCTTTTCATGAGTCGTCGTTCGGCGAGCTCGCGTGCACCGTTGTCGATGGTTCCGATCAACCTTGGTTGCCAGTCATACTGTGTCATGGCTACGGAGCTCCCGGCGATGATTTGGTTGGCTTGACGGACTACTTGATCGACAAACTTGGAGACGCGGCCAAAGCTGTGCGGTTTGTGTATCCGGTCGCGCCAGGTGATTTGGCCGATCAAGGGATGCCTGGTGGGCGAGCGTGGTGGCCACTGAACATGGCATCCCTTCAGCAATTGCTCCAAACATCCCAGTTCGACCAATTGCACGATCAGACTCCGCCGGGAATCGAAACCGCCAGTGGGCAATTGGTTTCTGTCGTCCAATCGGTGCTGAACAACATGCCCGCTGATCCACCCGCTTGCTCTGGTTCGCCGTCGATGGGTGGTGAGACGTCCCGTCCGTATGTCTTGGGTGGTTTTTCGCAAGGAGCAATGGTGACCATGAACACGGCACTGACCGGCGACATTCCTCCGCCGGACGTTCTGGTTCAGTTCTCGGGTACGTTGGTGTGTGGACCGCAATGGATTGACGCTGCGTCGAAATCGGGAAGCGGACGATTGAAAGCCACTCGTGTCTTGCAGTCGCACGGAACGCAGGATCAGATCCTTCCATTTTCCAGTGCCGCGACATTGGCGGACACGTTGCACGAAGAGGCTTTGGAATGGGAGTTCCGAGCGTTCCAAGGGCCCCACACGATCGAGGCGGGTACATTGGACCACTTGGCCCAATGGATTCTTGATTTGACGGATCGCAAGTGA
- a CDS encoding glutamine amidotransferase, with translation MSWSLDPIYDSLPVALLLVGLIATMLFTILPPGVSGRRRQGLLLLRGLASIALALVLLRPALVRTDNRPAAATLAIAIDTSASMGLPSDGSENRWQQQRRSLERLAEGLSDSDQALQVVVVGFDASANVIGESGTTELRTLAQRVGEIEHSGKETDLSSPLLMAMNRGRNSPLTGVAVFSDGTQVTNRSEGNEAEQSDPRREARLVGAMGVPVWAIPLGPPAEASRQIDLAVESLPETFRMFTGNESSVLFDVHTKGIVQSPAKVSLKWIDSAGQTAIAATRTVTPESMEQTIAIEVPVLAPPPGQYRLVASVETRSGETITDNNSQVAFVDVREGGGRVLYLEGTPRLEQKDLRWALSRFLDLELTYRWIPRDTVGAWPIDLVDDFSRGRYDVVILGDLHSSALGNEQLQELADSVGEGTALIMLGGEHTYSRGGYATTPLAKVLPVQLDDRQRQPPGPLDASDRLGKDADPMRQPVVLRPSTMHPITTIEVSKQGSVVGWSDLPSMPGANRWPSVRVAPGVQVLLSTPSDEPMMVVGEYGRGRVATLAFDSTWTWRRAGLGDFHRRFWRQLILWSLAREDSSQQTIQLDLAPRRFVATEAPLFTATIRGDLSSVLDSQSVSNVGSLQAEVILSSGETVVVPMSSTVSTNESSISLTGQLPSMPPGFHRLRVGPVSEVATTDSGEPIEPAEVAFQVLDDTRELSVAQTDHALLRQMASATSGSGGRVFEPDQMDELVDLIQSRRTESTRTVIEKFRLGDGPVSGWLIFLLFAGALSVEWFLRRQWGLA, from the coding sequence GTGAGTTGGAGCCTCGACCCGATTTATGATTCGTTGCCGGTGGCTTTGCTGTTGGTGGGTTTGATTGCGACGATGTTGTTCACAATCCTTCCGCCGGGAGTGAGCGGGCGTCGACGACAAGGATTGCTGTTGCTTCGTGGTCTGGCATCCATCGCTCTGGCTTTGGTGCTGCTTCGTCCGGCACTCGTGAGAACAGACAACCGGCCCGCGGCGGCCACTCTTGCCATCGCGATCGATACATCGGCCAGCATGGGTTTGCCATCCGATGGATCGGAGAACCGTTGGCAGCAGCAGCGACGGTCGCTTGAGCGATTGGCAGAAGGTTTGTCGGATTCTGATCAAGCCTTGCAAGTCGTTGTCGTTGGGTTTGATGCATCGGCAAATGTGATCGGTGAGAGCGGAACGACTGAACTGAGAACGCTGGCACAACGCGTTGGTGAAATTGAACATTCCGGGAAAGAGACCGATCTGTCGTCTCCTTTGTTGATGGCGATGAACCGAGGGCGAAACAGTCCGTTGACCGGGGTGGCGGTCTTCAGCGACGGAACCCAGGTCACCAATCGGTCCGAAGGCAACGAGGCGGAGCAGTCGGACCCACGACGAGAAGCACGCTTGGTGGGCGCGATGGGGGTTCCGGTATGGGCAATCCCTTTGGGGCCTCCCGCCGAGGCTTCTCGACAAATCGATTTGGCAGTCGAATCATTGCCCGAAACATTTCGCATGTTCACGGGCAACGAATCCAGTGTTTTGTTTGATGTGCACACGAAAGGCATTGTGCAGTCGCCTGCCAAAGTTTCGCTGAAGTGGATCGATTCGGCTGGTCAAACCGCGATCGCGGCGACTCGAACAGTCACACCCGAATCGATGGAACAAACCATCGCGATCGAAGTCCCTGTGTTGGCTCCTCCACCCGGCCAATATCGATTGGTCGCCAGTGTCGAGACACGATCGGGTGAGACGATCACGGATAACAATTCGCAAGTTGCATTTGTTGACGTTCGCGAAGGTGGCGGCCGAGTGTTGTACTTGGAAGGAACACCACGATTGGAGCAAAAGGATCTGCGTTGGGCGCTCAGTCGCTTTCTCGATTTGGAATTGACCTATCGATGGATTCCACGAGACACGGTAGGTGCATGGCCGATCGATTTGGTGGATGATTTCAGTCGCGGTCGCTATGACGTTGTGATCTTAGGTGACCTGCATTCATCGGCACTTGGGAATGAGCAACTGCAGGAGTTGGCGGACTCAGTCGGTGAAGGCACGGCGTTGATTATGTTGGGTGGCGAACACACTTATTCGCGAGGCGGCTACGCGACGACGCCGTTGGCGAAAGTCTTGCCGGTTCAATTAGATGATCGGCAACGCCAACCACCAGGACCGTTGGATGCGTCGGATCGGTTGGGCAAGGACGCCGATCCAATGCGACAACCAGTCGTGTTGCGACCGTCCACCATGCATCCCATCACGACGATCGAAGTCAGCAAACAAGGCAGTGTGGTTGGTTGGTCTGATTTGCCTTCTATGCCGGGGGCCAACCGATGGCCATCGGTTCGGGTTGCCCCGGGGGTTCAGGTCTTGTTGTCGACACCGAGTGACGAGCCAATGATGGTGGTTGGCGAATATGGTCGCGGCCGAGTGGCGACACTGGCGTTTGATTCGACTTGGACATGGCGGCGTGCGGGGCTGGGTGATTTTCATCGTCGGTTTTGGCGGCAATTGATTTTGTGGTCACTTGCTCGTGAGGATTCATCTCAGCAGACCATTCAACTTGATTTGGCGCCCCGGCGTTTTGTGGCCACCGAAGCACCCTTGTTCACTGCGACAATTCGAGGTGACCTATCATCCGTTTTGGATTCGCAATCGGTGTCCAACGTTGGGTCGCTCCAAGCCGAAGTGATTCTGTCGTCGGGAGAGACCGTGGTGGTACCGATGTCCAGTACGGTGTCGACAAATGAATCATCCATTTCGTTGACTGGGCAGTTGCCATCGATGCCGCCAGGATTTCATCGATTGCGAGTCGGTCCGGTCAGTGAGGTAGCGACAACGGATTCTGGCGAACCGATTGAACCGGCAGAGGTCGCTTTTCAAGTCCTCGACGACACTCGAGAATTGAGTGTTGCGCAGACCGATCATGCTCTGCTTCGTCAGATGGCATCCGCGACATCGGGGTCCGGCGGGCGTGTTTTCGAGCCGGACCAGATGGATGAGTTGGTGGATTTGATTCAGTCACGCCGCACCGAGTCGACCCGCACGGTGATCGAAAAATTCAGATTGGGTGACGGACCGGTGAGCGGTTGGCTCATTTTTCTATTGTTTGCCGGGGCTTTATCGGTCGAGTGGTTCCTGCGACGTCAATGGGGTTTGGCATGA
- a CDS encoding BatA domain-containing protein: MTFFNATLILGTLAAVVPIALHLLARREPQRVVFPGVRFLRPKLSSQRSRLRIRRWWLLALRVLAVIALAVALARPHIDSSLSSTWWTVGLMGLTGVGFLILASVAVARGMGRSLAIGVAVAGLLALVGSLFLGTRTWATSGDLSEGNEQPVAMALLIDNGPSSKRLISSSDGTNSSRLENAIGEAATVIERLPEGSRLVVLDRSATPIGFALDAASARLRLSQMKPLANPLPVQERMDAAIELLRSSDLPGKQLVVVSDWNAASWKPSAQTPAMQPEDVAISMLQVDASVDGNFDASAERLINRFLSPPKLIDAASAPGVSIPISVSVGMESSSASEGQSINVTVQLSLYERDPSLPVIRDGELVLPRLRGVDRASATVVAGADAELVLTLPPLDLGTHHAVVELVGDDAFGWDDRRFLTLNIPVPPRVLLVGENADERNRLGHGLTAPIAPDEDGAGFRVAGVTYSDLSAVDWQLIDAVAMIDPPIQIDAASQSVVSGSGLTQSTVDQLVELARRGGGVVMMLGPSTEVLGVASPNNQAGSDGTNRLLPDLVRSWRVPEPGRFLEERLPMHPILRPLTSLDDQPSWSAFRVNRYWQSEPNATAGWQTVVRYAGTQHPAVVARTIAPDDANNQPGRVAVLTTPLPALSKKTRSWNQLFTAADAWPAFVIWRGLMQWATGVSDQATTVLVGATAVVPEKDAANQLRRAIDAVEATADATTESSVRLYPPMAEGNEIDGEPTIREVNVADRDGVFSETNEVGTTFLRGPDYWGGYSTNLDPVWSRDERVTESEMDQRFGAEQWVPSDSGEQLSIQGRVGGSPPVSLHGPMMLLAVIVFLAEQLLSNRFYRTSGEAA, from the coding sequence GTGACGTTCTTCAATGCAACGCTGATTCTCGGAACACTGGCCGCGGTGGTGCCAATCGCACTGCATCTGCTGGCTCGCCGTGAACCGCAACGCGTTGTGTTTCCGGGGGTCCGGTTTCTAAGACCCAAACTGAGTTCGCAACGAAGTCGGTTGCGAATTCGTCGTTGGTGGTTGTTGGCGCTCCGTGTGTTGGCGGTCATCGCCTTGGCGGTCGCTTTGGCTCGACCACACATCGATTCATCGCTGTCTTCGACGTGGTGGACCGTTGGTCTGATGGGATTGACCGGAGTCGGTTTCTTGATTCTGGCCAGCGTTGCGGTCGCGCGCGGGATGGGACGGTCGTTGGCCATTGGCGTGGCGGTGGCGGGTTTGCTCGCCCTGGTCGGTTCGTTGTTCCTAGGGACCAGAACATGGGCGACTTCGGGTGATTTGTCGGAAGGCAACGAACAGCCTGTCGCGATGGCGTTGCTAATCGACAATGGTCCTTCGTCCAAACGGTTGATCTCAAGCTCCGACGGGACGAATTCCAGTCGGTTGGAAAACGCGATCGGCGAAGCGGCAACGGTGATTGAGCGTTTACCGGAAGGGAGTCGGCTGGTGGTGCTGGATCGTTCCGCGACACCGATTGGGTTTGCATTGGATGCCGCATCGGCGCGATTGCGTTTGTCTCAGATGAAGCCGCTGGCCAATCCATTGCCGGTTCAAGAACGCATGGACGCAGCGATCGAGTTGTTGCGATCCAGCGATTTGCCGGGCAAGCAGTTGGTGGTGGTTTCAGATTGGAACGCGGCGTCGTGGAAGCCGTCTGCGCAAACGCCCGCGATGCAACCAGAAGACGTTGCGATATCGATGTTGCAAGTCGATGCCAGTGTCGATGGAAACTTTGATGCATCGGCCGAACGCTTGATCAATCGCTTTTTGTCGCCGCCCAAATTGATTGATGCGGCTTCGGCGCCGGGCGTCTCAATCCCCATTTCGGTATCGGTTGGAATGGAATCGTCTTCCGCGAGCGAGGGGCAATCGATCAATGTGACGGTGCAACTGAGTTTGTACGAGCGTGATCCATCGTTACCAGTTATTCGCGATGGCGAATTGGTTCTGCCAAGGTTACGAGGGGTGGATCGGGCATCGGCGACGGTTGTTGCGGGGGCCGATGCGGAATTGGTGTTGACGTTGCCGCCATTGGATTTGGGAACTCATCATGCGGTCGTTGAACTCGTCGGCGACGACGCATTTGGATGGGACGATCGTCGTTTTTTGACGCTTAATATTCCCGTTCCGCCACGTGTGTTGTTGGTAGGCGAAAACGCGGATGAACGGAACAGGTTGGGACACGGTCTGACGGCACCTATTGCACCGGATGAAGACGGAGCCGGGTTTCGTGTGGCCGGCGTGACGTATTCCGATTTGTCGGCGGTCGATTGGCAGCTGATCGATGCGGTCGCGATGATCGATCCGCCAATCCAAATCGATGCGGCGTCTCAATCGGTTGTGTCGGGTAGTGGGCTGACGCAGAGTACAGTGGATCAACTCGTCGAGTTGGCTCGTCGCGGCGGAGGTGTGGTGATGATGCTCGGCCCGTCAACGGAAGTGTTGGGTGTTGCGTCGCCGAACAATCAGGCAGGTTCCGATGGAACGAATCGATTGCTGCCTGATCTAGTGAGATCATGGCGTGTGCCTGAGCCCGGACGTTTCTTGGAAGAGCGTTTGCCTATGCATCCCATTTTGCGACCACTGACGTCGCTGGATGATCAGCCATCTTGGAGTGCATTTCGCGTGAATCGTTACTGGCAGAGCGAACCCAATGCGACTGCCGGTTGGCAGACCGTCGTCCGCTACGCCGGGACTCAGCACCCCGCCGTCGTTGCTCGGACCATCGCACCGGACGATGCCAACAATCAACCAGGTCGCGTCGCGGTGCTCACCACACCTCTGCCCGCCTTGTCAAAGAAAACTCGTTCGTGGAATCAACTGTTCACCGCTGCAGACGCTTGGCCCGCGTTTGTGATTTGGCGCGGTTTGATGCAGTGGGCGACCGGAGTATCGGATCAAGCCACAACGGTGTTGGTCGGCGCGACCGCGGTGGTTCCTGAAAAGGATGCCGCGAATCAGCTTCGGCGTGCCATCGATGCGGTGGAGGCAACGGCCGACGCCACGACGGAATCGAGCGTGCGACTGTACCCACCGATGGCCGAAGGCAACGAGATCGATGGGGAACCAACGATCCGTGAAGTGAACGTTGCCGATCGTGATGGTGTGTTTTCAGAGACCAACGAAGTCGGAACAACGTTCTTGCGTGGCCCTGATTATTGGGGCGGGTATTCAACGAACTTGGACCCCGTTTGGTCACGAGATGAACGGGTCACTGAGTCGGAGATGGATCAGCGATTCGGTGCCGAGCAATGGGTGCCATCGGATTCCGGAGAACAGTTGTCGATCCAAGGTCGCGTGGGTGGTTCGCCTCCCGTGTCACTGCATGGCCCAATGATGTTGCTGGCCGTGATTGTCTTTCTAGCCGAGCAATTGCTGAGCAATCGGTTTTACCGAACATCGGGAGAGGCAGCGTGA
- a CDS encoding iron-containing alcohol dehydrogenase, with amino-acid sequence MQPFDLHQRTRIVFGPNVSNQINELARSLGGVLDSGRPRVLVVCDPGIVAAGHFDRITGLLRDKNWEVHAFHEFAENPTSAMVDAGVSVAADFQPDLLIGLGGGSSMDCAKGINFVYSCGGRIHDYHGVGKATSEMLPMIAIPTTAGTGSEAQSFALISDAETHVKMACGDPKAACRIALLDPTFTLTQPRGVTALTGIDAISHAVETYVSKKRNVMSTTYSRRAFGLLGRSFVRVLQVPDDLEARADMQLGACLAGMAIETSMLGAAHATANPLTARHNVVHGQAVGLMLPAVVRFNGTVHADWYSELLRELEPHSEISEAPTRLAELIEEWMREADLATTLDDLSIPTSDIGLFVEDALKQWTGTFNPIELDEDSTRALYREVV; translated from the coding sequence ATGCAACCGTTTGATCTTCATCAACGAACGCGAATCGTGTTTGGGCCGAACGTTTCGAATCAGATCAACGAGTTGGCACGCTCTCTCGGTGGCGTCTTGGACTCGGGACGACCTCGAGTTTTGGTCGTCTGCGATCCAGGAATTGTCGCGGCTGGCCATTTTGATCGCATCACCGGGTTGCTGCGTGACAAAAACTGGGAAGTCCACGCGTTCCATGAATTCGCCGAAAACCCAACTTCGGCGATGGTGGACGCGGGGGTGAGTGTTGCAGCGGACTTTCAGCCGGATCTGCTGATTGGGCTTGGCGGCGGCAGCAGCATGGACTGCGCCAAAGGGATCAACTTTGTGTACAGCTGCGGTGGTCGCATTCATGACTACCATGGCGTGGGCAAGGCGACGTCGGAGATGCTGCCGATGATTGCCATTCCGACGACTGCGGGGACCGGCAGCGAAGCTCAAAGTTTTGCTTTGATCAGCGACGCTGAGACACACGTGAAGATGGCGTGCGGTGATCCCAAGGCAGCATGCCGAATCGCTTTGCTGGATCCGACGTTCACGTTGACCCAGCCACGCGGAGTGACGGCGCTGACCGGCATCGATGCGATCTCGCATGCGGTTGAAACCTACGTCAGCAAGAAACGCAACGTGATGTCGACGACCTACAGTCGACGGGCATTCGGATTGTTGGGCCGATCATTCGTCCGAGTGTTGCAGGTGCCCGATGACTTGGAAGCTCGCGCAGACATGCAACTTGGCGCGTGTCTGGCTGGCATGGCGATCGAAACATCGATGTTGGGCGCGGCGCACGCCACGGCCAATCCTTTGACTGCCCGGCATAACGTGGTTCACGGACAGGCGGTCGGATTGATGTTGCCAGCGGTGGTTCGTTTCAACGGAACTGTTCACGCGGATTGGTATTCGGAGTTGTTGCGTGAGTTGGAACCGCACAGTGAGATTTCCGAGGCGCCAACACGTTTGGCCGAATTGATTGAAGAGTGGATGCGAGAAGCGGATCTCGCGACGACGCTGGATGATCTATCGATCCCAACATCGGACATTGGATTGTTCGTCGAAGATGCGCTGAAGCAGTGGACGGGAACGTTCAATCCCATCGAGCTCGACGAAGACTCCACGAGAGCGCTGTATCGCGAAGTGGTTTAG